The Pseudomonas extremaustralis genome contains a region encoding:
- a CDS encoding GNAT family N-acetyltransferase: protein MSGYYQLLRRDLRGSLPAPQWPAHTQLDHYREALAPSIHAVLRMTQDQGGGRVPDLDTWQHQFVSDAEFDPTLCLVVSNDQGILGVAQCWTSAFIKHLAVHPCNQGQGLGRALLLHSFQVFKQRGEPYVDLKVLESNLRARQLYESAGMVFVLRDRVSDD, encoded by the coding sequence GTGAGCGGGTATTACCAACTGCTGCGCCGCGACCTGAGGGGCAGCCTGCCCGCCCCGCAGTGGCCGGCGCATACGCAACTGGATCACTACCGCGAAGCACTGGCCCCGTCGATTCATGCCGTATTGCGCATGACCCAGGACCAGGGCGGCGGTCGGGTTCCCGACCTGGACACCTGGCAACACCAATTCGTCAGCGATGCCGAGTTCGACCCCACGCTGTGCCTGGTGGTCAGCAACGACCAAGGCATACTCGGCGTGGCCCAGTGCTGGACCAGCGCGTTTATCAAGCACCTCGCCGTACACCCTTGCAACCAGGGCCAGGGGCTGGGCCGCGCGTTGCTGCTGCACAGCTTCCAGGTGTTCAAGCAACGCGGCGAACCCTACGTGGACCTCAAGGTGCTGGAGAGCAACCTGCGCGCGCGACAGCTATATGAAAGCGCTGGAATGGTGTTCGTGCTGCGCGACAGGGTCAGCGACGATTGA
- a CDS encoding chemotaxis protein CheV: MSTTKARADSLSLLLFTLRSGKLMAINLLKVSEIIPCPPLTKLPESHPHVKGIATLRGNSLAVIDLSRALGEMPLEDPDGGCLIVTDVSRSKQGLHVQAVSKIVHCLTTDIRPPPYGSGGNRAFITGVTQVEGVLVQVLDIEKVIHAIAPAPIEVAPTDLTMEEAEVLGNARILVVDDSQVALQQSVHTLRNLGLHCHTARSAKEAIDVLLELQGTAEQINVVVSDIEMSEMDGYALTRTLRETPDFKDLYVLLHTSLDSAMNSEKARLAGADAVLTKFSSPELTKCLVVAAQTVAQKGL, from the coding sequence ATGTCCACCACTAAAGCCCGCGCAGACTCACTCTCGCTTCTGCTCTTTACCTTGCGTAGCGGCAAGCTGATGGCCATCAACCTGCTGAAAGTCAGCGAAATCATCCCTTGCCCACCGTTGACCAAGCTGCCGGAGTCGCACCCCCACGTCAAAGGCATCGCCACCTTGCGCGGTAACTCACTGGCGGTGATCGACCTGAGCCGCGCCCTGGGGGAAATGCCCCTGGAAGACCCGGATGGCGGCTGCCTGATCGTCACCGACGTGAGCCGCTCCAAGCAGGGCCTGCATGTGCAGGCGGTGAGCAAGATCGTGCACTGCCTGACCACTGACATTCGCCCGCCGCCCTATGGCTCCGGCGGTAACCGCGCGTTCATCACCGGCGTCACCCAGGTGGAAGGCGTCTTGGTGCAAGTGCTGGACATCGAAAAAGTCATCCATGCCATCGCACCGGCACCAATTGAAGTGGCGCCCACCGACTTGACCATGGAAGAGGCCGAGGTACTGGGCAACGCCCGTATCCTGGTGGTCGACGACAGCCAGGTGGCCCTGCAGCAGTCGGTGCATACCCTGCGCAACCTTGGCCTGCACTGCCACACCGCGCGCAGTGCCAAGGAGGCCATCGACGTGCTGCTGGAACTGCAAGGCACGGCTGAGCAGATCAATGTGGTGGTGTCCGACATCGAAATGTCGGAAATGGACGGCTATGCCCTGACCCGCACCCTGCGCGAAACCCCGGATTTCAAGGACCTTTACGTGCTGTTGCACACCTCCCTGGACAGCGCGATGAACAGCGAGAAGGCGCGCCTGGCGGGTGCCGACGCGGTACTGACCAAATTCTCGTCGCCCGAACTGACCAAATGCCTGGTGGTGGCCGCCCAGACCGTGGCGCAAAAAGGCCTGTAG
- a CDS encoding efflux RND transporter periplasmic adaptor subunit translates to MQIQRKTALIVGVLVVLAIVAWALTRPTKSRLAAPTAIPVRVVSVAQQDIARYVSGIGSVLSMHSVVIRPQVDGILTRLLVKEGQWVKTGDLLATLDDRSIRASLDQATAQLGESQAQLQVALVNLKRYKELSIDDGVSKQTYDQQQALVNQLKATAQGNQAAIDSAKVQLSYTQIRSPVTGRVGIRTVDEGNFLRTSDTQGLFSVTQIDPITVEFSLPQQMLPTLQGLIAAPTPASVDAYLGADTDGQTGDLLGEGHLSLIDNQISSTTGTLRAKAEFKNASQRLWPGQLVTIKIQTALDKNALVVPPTVVQRGLDSHFVYRVNGDKVEVVPVQVTYQNSDVNIIKGVQAGDVLVSDGQSRLKAGARVEVLKEPPQVIQTVDAKVQP, encoded by the coding sequence ATGCAAATACAACGAAAAACCGCCCTGATCGTGGGTGTCCTCGTCGTGCTGGCTATTGTCGCCTGGGCCTTGACCCGCCCGACCAAGTCCAGGCTGGCGGCGCCCACGGCGATCCCGGTGCGGGTGGTCAGCGTGGCGCAGCAGGATATTGCGCGTTATGTCAGCGGGATCGGTTCGGTGTTGTCGATGCACAGTGTGGTGATTCGTCCCCAGGTCGACGGCATTCTCACCCGATTGCTGGTCAAGGAAGGCCAATGGGTCAAGACCGGCGACCTGCTGGCGACCCTCGATGATCGCTCGATCCGCGCCAGCCTCGACCAGGCCACGGCACAACTGGGGGAAAGCCAGGCACAGTTGCAAGTGGCCCTGGTCAACCTCAAGCGCTACAAGGAACTGAGCATCGACGACGGCGTATCCAAGCAGACCTACGACCAGCAGCAGGCGCTGGTCAACCAACTCAAAGCCACCGCCCAAGGCAACCAGGCGGCCATCGACTCGGCCAAGGTGCAGCTTTCCTACACACAAATTCGCTCACCGGTGACGGGCCGTGTGGGTATTCGCACCGTTGATGAAGGCAACTTCCTGCGCACCAGCGATACCCAGGGCCTGTTCTCCGTGACGCAGATTGACCCGATCACCGTCGAGTTCTCCCTGCCGCAACAGATGCTGCCGACCCTGCAAGGCCTGATCGCCGCGCCCACCCCTGCCAGCGTCGACGCCTACCTGGGCGCCGACACCGACGGCCAGACCGGCGACTTGCTCGGTGAAGGCCACTTGAGCCTGATCGACAACCAGATCAGCTCCACCACCGGCACCCTACGCGCCAAAGCCGAGTTCAAAAACGCCTCGCAACGCCTGTGGCCGGGGCAACTGGTGACGATCAAGATCCAGACCGCCCTCGACAAGAACGCCCTGGTGGTGCCGCCGACCGTGGTGCAACGCGGCCTGGACTCGCACTTCGTATACCGGGTCAACGGTGACAAGGTGGAAGTGGTGCCAGTGCAGGTGACTTACCAGAACAGCGACGTGAACATCATCAAGGGCGTGCAGGCCGGCGATGTGCTGGTCAGTGATGGCCAGTCGCGGCTCAAGGCGGGCGCTCGGGTGGAGGTGCTCAAGGAGCCGCCGCAAGTGATCCAGACCGTCGACGCCAAGGTGCAACCATGA
- a CDS encoding 2-hydroxyacid dehydrogenase, producing the protein MRKTVLAFSRITPPMIERLQQEFEVIVPNPKLGDINAQFNEALPHAHGLIGVGRKLGREQLQGASQLEVVSSVSVGYDNYDVPYFNERGIMLTNTPDVLTESTADLAFALLMSSARRVAELDAWTKAGQWKASIGAPLFGCDVHGKTLGIVGMGNIGAAVARRGRLGFNMPILYSGNSRKPALEQELGAQFRSLDQLLAEADFVCLVVPLSDKTRHLISTRELGLMKSSAILINISRGPVVDEPALIQALQTQRIRGAGLDVYEREPLSESPLFQLSNAVTLPHIGSATTETREAMANRALDNLRSALLGQRPQDLVNPQVWKG; encoded by the coding sequence ATGAGAAAGACTGTCCTCGCCTTCAGCCGTATCACCCCGCCGATGATCGAACGCCTGCAACAGGAGTTCGAGGTGATCGTGCCGAACCCGAAGCTGGGCGATATCAACGCGCAATTCAATGAAGCCCTGCCCCACGCCCATGGCCTGATCGGCGTGGGCCGCAAGCTGGGCCGCGAGCAGTTGCAAGGCGCGAGCCAGCTGGAGGTGGTGTCGAGTGTGTCGGTGGGCTACGACAACTATGACGTGCCGTACTTCAACGAGCGCGGGATCATGCTCACCAACACCCCCGATGTGCTGACCGAAAGCACCGCCGACCTGGCGTTCGCCCTGCTGATGAGCAGCGCGCGCCGCGTGGCCGAGCTGGACGCATGGACCAAGGCCGGCCAATGGAAAGCCAGCATCGGCGCGCCGTTGTTCGGTTGCGACGTGCACGGCAAGACCTTGGGCATCGTCGGCATGGGCAATATCGGCGCGGCCGTGGCCCGGCGTGGGCGCCTGGGTTTCAATATGCCGATCCTCTATAGCGGCAACAGCCGCAAGCCGGCGCTCGAACAGGAGCTGGGCGCGCAGTTCCGCAGCCTGGACCAGTTGCTGGCCGAGGCGGATTTCGTCTGTCTGGTGGTGCCGTTGAGCGACAAGACCCGTCACCTGATCAGCACCCGAGAACTGGGCCTGATGAAGTCCAGCGCGATCCTGATCAATATTTCCCGTGGCCCGGTGGTGGACGAACCGGCGTTGATCCAAGCGCTGCAAACCCAGCGCATCCGCGGCGCAGGCCTGGATGTGTATGAGCGGGAGCCGCTGTCTGAGTCGCCGCTGTTCCAACTGAGCAATGCGGTGACCTTGCCGCACATCGGCTCGGCCACCACCGAAACCCGTGAAGCCATGGCCAACCGCGCGCTGGACAACCTGCGCAGCGCCCTGCTCGGCCAGCGCCCGCAGGACTTGGTGAACCCGCAGGTGTGGAAGGGCTGA
- a CDS encoding multidrug efflux RND transporter permease subunit, protein MSGSRSPSAWCVDHPVATLLLTFALVLLGLIAFPQLAVAPLPEAEFPTIQVTAQLPGASPDTMASSVATPLEVQFSAIPGMTQMTSSSALGSSLLTLQFTLNKSIDTAAQEVQAAINTASGKLPSDMPSLPTWKKVNPADSPVLILSVSSDSMPSTELSDYVETLLARQISQIDGVGQINITGQQRPAIRVQASPDKLAAIGLTLADIRLAIQQSSLNLAKGAIYGENSVSTLSSNDQLFQADDYAQLIVSYKNGAPVQLRDIAKVVDGSENAYVQAWSGDTPGVNLVISRQPGANIVETVDRIQAELPRLQAMLPASVQVSVLSDRTKTIRASLHEVEVTLLIAVLLVVAVMALFLRQLSATLIVSSVLGVSLIASFALMYVMGFSLNNLTLVAIVIAVGFVVDDAIVVVENIHRHLEAGLGQREAAIKGAGEIGFTVVSISFSLVAAFIPLLFMGGVVGRLFKEFALTATSTILISVVVSLTLAPTLAALFMRAPTHPAHDKPSFSERLLAGYARNLRRALAHQRSMLAIFMVTLALAVVGYVFIPKGFFPVQDTGFVLGTSEAAADVSYPDMVAKHKALAEIVKDDPAVQAFSHSVGVTGSNQTIANGRFWIALKDRGDRDVSASQFIDRIRPKLAKVPGIVLYLRAGQDINLSSGPSRAQYQYVLKSNDGPTLNTWTQRLTEKLRANPAFRDLSNDLQLGGSITHISIDRQAAARFGLTATDVDQALYDAFGQRQINEFQTEINQYQVVLELDTQQRGKVESLNYFYLRSPLTNEMVPLSALAKVDPPTIGPLSISHDGMFPAANLSFNLAPGVALGDAVIMLDQAKNAIGMPTTIIGNFQGAAQAFQSSLASQPWLILAALVAVYIILGVLYESFVHPLTIISTLPSAGLGALIMLWLLGQDFSIMALIGLVLLIGIVKKNGILMIDFALEAQRVRGLPPQEAIYEACVTRFRPIIMTTLAALLGAVPLMLGAGPGAELRQPLGIAVVGGLLVSQALTLFTTPVIYLYLEKFFHRPTPTPALATTH, encoded by the coding sequence ATGAGCGGCAGCCGTTCACCGTCGGCCTGGTGCGTCGACCACCCGGTCGCCACCCTGCTGCTGACGTTCGCCCTGGTGTTGCTCGGGCTGATTGCCTTCCCGCAACTGGCTGTCGCCCCACTGCCGGAAGCGGAATTTCCGACGATCCAAGTCACAGCGCAATTGCCCGGCGCCAGCCCGGACACCATGGCCTCGTCGGTGGCCACGCCCCTGGAAGTGCAATTCAGCGCCATCCCCGGCATGACCCAGATGACCTCCAGCAGTGCCTTGGGCTCCAGCCTCTTGACCCTGCAATTCACCCTGAACAAAAGCATCGACACTGCGGCCCAGGAAGTCCAGGCGGCGATCAACACCGCCTCCGGCAAACTGCCCAGTGATATGCCCAGCCTGCCGACCTGGAAAAAGGTCAACCCGGCGGACAGCCCGGTGCTGATCCTCAGCGTCAGTTCCGACAGCATGCCCAGCACCGAACTGAGCGACTACGTGGAAACCCTGCTGGCGCGGCAGATCAGCCAGATCGATGGCGTCGGCCAGATCAACATCACCGGCCAGCAACGCCCGGCGATTCGTGTGCAGGCATCGCCCGATAAACTCGCGGCCATCGGCCTGACCCTGGCCGACATCCGCTTGGCGATCCAACAGTCGAGCCTGAACCTGGCCAAAGGCGCGATCTATGGGGAAAACAGCGTGTCGACCCTGTCGAGCAACGACCAGCTGTTTCAGGCGGACGACTATGCCCAATTGATCGTGTCCTACAAGAATGGCGCGCCGGTTCAACTGCGCGACATCGCCAAAGTCGTCGACGGTTCGGAAAACGCCTACGTCCAGGCCTGGTCCGGCGACACACCGGGGGTCAACCTGGTGATCTCGCGCCAACCCGGCGCGAACATCGTCGAGACCGTCGACCGCATTCAAGCGGAACTGCCGCGCCTGCAGGCCATGCTGCCGGCCTCGGTGCAGGTCAGTGTGTTGAGCGACCGCACCAAGACCATCCGCGCGTCCCTGCACGAAGTAGAAGTGACCCTGCTGATCGCAGTGTTGCTGGTGGTGGCGGTGATGGCGTTGTTCCTGCGCCAGCTGTCGGCGACCTTGATTGTGTCCAGCGTGCTCGGGGTGTCGCTGATCGCCAGTTTCGCCTTGATGTACGTGATGGGCTTCAGCCTGAACAACCTGACCCTGGTGGCGATCGTCATCGCCGTGGGCTTTGTGGTGGACGATGCAATCGTGGTGGTGGAAAACATTCACCGCCACCTCGAGGCCGGACTCGGCCAGCGCGAAGCGGCGATCAAGGGCGCCGGCGAGATTGGCTTCACCGTGGTGTCCATCAGCTTCTCGCTGGTGGCGGCGTTCATTCCGCTGCTGTTCATGGGCGGCGTGGTCGGGCGTTTGTTCAAGGAATTCGCGCTGACGGCGACCTCGACCATCCTGATTTCGGTGGTGGTCTCGCTGACGCTGGCGCCGACCCTGGCCGCGCTGTTCATGCGCGCCCCGACCCATCCGGCCCACGACAAACCCAGTTTCAGCGAACGCCTGCTGGCCGGTTATGCGCGCAACCTGCGCCGCGCCCTGGCCCATCAACGCAGCATGCTGGCGATCTTCATGGTGACGCTGGCGCTGGCGGTGGTCGGCTATGTGTTTATCCCCAAGGGGTTCTTTCCGGTACAGGACACCGGTTTCGTGCTTGGCACCAGCGAAGCGGCGGCCGATGTGTCGTACCCGGACATGGTCGCCAAGCACAAGGCCCTGGCCGAGATCGTCAAGGACGACCCGGCGGTGCAGGCGTTTTCCCATTCGGTGGGGGTCACCGGCAGCAACCAGACCATCGCCAATGGCCGCTTCTGGATCGCGTTGAAAGACCGGGGCGATCGCGATGTATCCGCCAGCCAATTCATCGACCGCATCCGCCCGAAACTGGCGAAAGTACCGGGCATCGTCCTGTACCTGCGCGCCGGCCAGGACATCAACCTCAGCTCCGGCCCCAGCCGCGCCCAGTATCAATATGTGCTCAAGAGCAACGACGGCCCGACGCTGAACACCTGGACCCAGCGCCTCACCGAAAAACTGCGTGCCAACCCGGCGTTTCGCGACCTGTCCAACGACCTGCAACTGGGCGGCAGCATCACCCACATCAGCATCGACCGTCAGGCCGCCGCGCGCTTCGGCCTGACCGCCACCGATGTCGACCAGGCGCTGTACGACGCCTTCGGCCAGCGCCAGATCAATGAGTTCCAGACCGAGATCAACCAGTACCAGGTGGTGCTGGAACTGGACACCCAGCAACGCGGCAAGGTGGAAAGCCTGAATTACTTCTACCTGCGCTCGCCGCTGACCAATGAAATGGTGCCGCTGTCGGCGCTGGCCAAGGTCGATCCGCCGACCATCGGCCCCTTGTCCATCAGCCATGACGGCATGTTCCCCGCCGCCAACCTGTCGTTCAACCTGGCACCGGGGGTGGCGTTGGGCGATGCGGTGATCATGCTCGACCAGGCCAAGAACGCAATCGGCATGCCGACCACCATCATCGGCAACTTCCAGGGCGCGGCCCAGGCGTTCCAGAGTTCCCTGGCCAGTCAGCCGTGGCTGATCCTGGCGGCGCTGGTGGCGGTGTACATCATCCTCGGCGTGCTGTACGAAAGTTTCGTCCACCCGCTGACGATCATTTCCACCTTGCCGTCGGCGGGGCTGGGCGCGTTGATCATGTTGTGGCTGCTGGGCCAGGACTTTTCGATCATGGCCTTGATCGGCCTGGTGCTGCTAATCGGCATCGTCAAGAAGAACGGCATCCTGATGATCGACTTCGCCCTGGAAGCTCAAAGGGTCAGAGGCCTGCCGCCGCAGGAAGCGATCTACGAAGCCTGCGTCACGCGGTTCCGGCCGATCATCATGACCACCCTCGCCGCCCTGCTCGGCGCCGTGCCGCTGATGCTCGGCGCCGGCCCCGGCGCCGAACTGCGCCAGCCCCTGGGCATCGCGGTGGTCGGCGGTTTGCTGGTGAGTCAGGCGCTGACCTTGTTCACCACGCCGGTCATATACTTGTACCTCGAGAAGTTTTTCCACAGGCCCACACCAACGCCTGCGTTGGCGACCACACATTAA
- a CDS encoding transporter substrate-binding domain-containing protein: MALIHIGVALALSLSVNTVAAFDSPRREIRFAVAAQFPPFQSRNPQGQLVGLNIELGNALCQQLNVRCTWVDQVVVENFPALDARQFDAIMGMAPTSERRRWANFTDNLYPFTTRLVARRDSGLTPSVSSLKGKRVGVLLGSNREAFAHSKWAPGGVIVKSFWLNDELVRSLVAGDIDATLQGTVEIRQALLDTAAGQDFAFLGPAVSAELLGNGVAIAVRKPDTALRHELNRALEELMQNGEYQRILASYPLDAS; this comes from the coding sequence GTGGCCCTGATACATATCGGTGTAGCGCTTGCCCTGTCGCTCTCGGTCAATACCGTTGCGGCGTTCGATTCACCGCGGCGCGAAATCCGTTTCGCCGTTGCCGCGCAATTTCCCCCCTTCCAGAGCCGCAACCCGCAAGGGCAGTTGGTCGGCCTGAATATCGAGTTGGGCAATGCCCTGTGCCAGCAGTTGAATGTGCGCTGCACCTGGGTCGACCAGGTGGTCGTCGAAAACTTCCCGGCCCTCGATGCCCGCCAATTCGACGCGATCATGGGCATGGCCCCCACCTCCGAACGGCGGCGCTGGGCCAATTTCACCGATAACCTCTACCCGTTCACCACCCGTCTGGTCGCTCGCCGAGACTCGGGCCTGACACCCAGCGTCAGTTCGCTCAAGGGCAAGCGAGTGGGCGTATTGCTGGGTAGCAACCGCGAGGCCTTCGCGCACTCCAAATGGGCGCCCGGCGGGGTGATCGTCAAGAGTTTCTGGCTCAATGACGAACTGGTCCGCAGCCTGGTGGCCGGCGACATCGACGCGACCCTGCAAGGCACCGTGGAGATTCGGCAAGCCCTGCTCGACACCGCCGCCGGCCAGGATTTCGCCTTTCTGGGGCCCGCCGTTTCGGCCGAACTGTTGGGCAACGGCGTGGCGATCGCGGTGCGCAAGCCCGACACGGCGCTGCGCCATGAGCTCAACCGTGCCCTGGAGGAGCTGATGCAAAACGGCGAATACCAGCGAATCCTTGCATCCTATCCTCTGGACGCCTCGTGA
- a CDS encoding YkgJ family cysteine cluster protein → MNTHFSCVGCGKCCTDHHVPLTLDEARMWARDGGSVIVLVEGFLADGLGLPPAQREHAERRSVAVPSGSTKAFVAITFAAYNPGRCRNLDEDNLCRIYERRPLVCRIYPMEINPHIPLNPAAKECPPHAWEQGPALIVGSELVDLELAQLIQRSRQADRDDVQTKEAVCALLGIRTTALKGDGFTAYLPDMGAFAQAIALAADQPHVANGWVFHVSGIDIAEQLLDAGAQIATEVPANYAFIPLKAA, encoded by the coding sequence ATGAACACTCATTTTTCCTGCGTCGGTTGCGGTAAATGCTGCACCGACCATCATGTCCCCCTGACCCTCGACGAGGCCCGTATGTGGGCCCGCGACGGCGGGAGCGTCATCGTTCTGGTGGAAGGTTTCCTGGCCGATGGCCTGGGCTTGCCGCCGGCGCAGCGCGAACATGCCGAGCGACGTTCGGTGGCAGTCCCAAGCGGCAGCACCAAAGCGTTTGTGGCCATCACCTTCGCTGCCTACAACCCCGGTCGCTGCCGGAATCTTGACGAAGACAACCTCTGCCGCATCTATGAACGTCGCCCGCTGGTGTGCCGTATCTATCCGATGGAGATCAACCCGCATATCCCGCTGAACCCGGCTGCCAAGGAATGCCCGCCGCACGCCTGGGAGCAGGGACCGGCGCTGATCGTCGGCAGCGAGTTGGTGGACCTGGAACTGGCGCAGTTGATCCAGCGCTCACGCCAGGCCGACCGCGATGATGTGCAGACCAAGGAGGCGGTGTGCGCCTTGCTCGGTATTCGCACCACTGCACTCAAGGGCGATGGGTTTACCGCCTACCTGCCGGACATGGGCGCGTTTGCCCAGGCGATCGCGTTGGCGGCGGATCAGCCACACGTCGCCAATGGGTGGGTGTTTCACGTGTCGGGGATAGACATCGCCGAACAGTTGCTCGACGCAGGGGCGCAGATTGCCACCGAAGTGCCGGCCAATTATGCGTTTATCCCGTTGAAGGCGGCCTGA
- a CDS encoding LysR family transcriptional regulator, translated as MDTLQSMRAFSCVAEAGSFTAAAVQLDTTTANVSRAVSNLEAHLQTRLLNRTTRRIALTEAGKRYLLRCEQILAYVEEAEAEASDAHARPAGQLKVHTMTGIGQHFVIDAIARYRRTHPDVTFDLTLANRVPDLLDEGYDVSIVLASELPDSGFVSQRLGITYSIACASPDYVKAKGCAQRPHDLLNHSCLRLVSPVVLLDKWTFNGPEGQESVAINTSPFLVNSADAMKTAITSGMGVGLLPVYAAIEGLRNGTLVRVMPNYRSQELNLYAIYPSRQYLDAKIKTWVEYLRGSLPEILAAHQAELAAYELSGSLGGVRLAN; from the coding sequence ATGGACACTCTGCAAAGCATGCGCGCCTTCAGTTGTGTGGCAGAAGCCGGCAGCTTCACTGCCGCCGCCGTGCAACTGGATACCACCACCGCCAACGTCTCGCGCGCGGTATCCAACCTTGAGGCCCATCTGCAAACACGCTTGCTCAACCGCACAACCCGTCGCATTGCGCTCACAGAGGCGGGTAAACGCTACTTGTTGCGCTGTGAACAGATCCTCGCGTATGTCGAAGAAGCCGAAGCAGAGGCCAGCGATGCCCATGCGCGTCCGGCCGGACAACTGAAAGTGCACACCATGACCGGCATCGGCCAGCATTTCGTCATCGACGCGATTGCCCGCTACCGTCGTACCCATCCAGACGTGACCTTCGACCTGACCCTGGCCAACCGCGTGCCGGACCTGCTCGACGAGGGCTACGACGTGTCCATCGTACTGGCCAGCGAACTGCCGGATTCGGGCTTCGTGTCCCAGCGCCTGGGCATTACCTACAGCATCGCCTGCGCATCGCCGGACTACGTCAAGGCCAAGGGCTGCGCCCAACGCCCCCATGACTTGCTCAACCATTCGTGCCTGCGCCTGGTCAGCCCGGTGGTCCTGCTGGACAAGTGGACCTTCAACGGTCCCGAAGGGCAGGAAAGCGTCGCGATCAATACCTCGCCGTTCCTGGTGAACTCGGCCGACGCGATGAAAACCGCGATCACCAGCGGCATGGGCGTAGGCCTATTGCCGGTGTACGCGGCCATCGAAGGCCTGCGCAACGGCACCCTGGTGCGGGTCATGCCCAACTACCGCTCCCAGGAGCTGAACCTGTACGCCATCTACCCATCGCGCCAGTACCTGGACGCGAAGATCAAGACCTGGGTGGAATACCTGCGCGGTTCGTTGCCGGAGATTCTCGCGGCGCATCAGGCGGAACTGGCGGCGTATGAGTTGAGCGGCAGCCTGGGCGGTGTACGCCTGGCGAACTGA
- a CDS encoding heavy metal response regulator transcription factor, producing the protein MRVLIVEDEEKTADYLHRGLTEQGYTVDVAREGVEGLHLALENDYAVIVLDVMLPGLDGFGVLRALRARKQTPVIMLTARERVEDRIRGLREGADDYLGKPFSFLELVARLQALTRRSGGHEPVQVTVADLWIDLISRKASRNGMRLDLTAKEFSLLSVLARRQGEILSKTAIAEMVWDINFDSDANVVEVAIKRLRAKLDGPFDTKLLHTIRGMGYVLESRSVD; encoded by the coding sequence ATGCGCGTCCTGATCGTTGAAGATGAAGAAAAAACCGCGGACTACCTGCATCGCGGCCTGACGGAACAAGGCTACACCGTCGATGTGGCGCGCGAAGGCGTGGAGGGTTTGCACCTGGCGCTGGAGAACGATTACGCGGTGATCGTGCTCGACGTGATGCTGCCCGGCCTCGACGGCTTTGGTGTGCTGCGCGCCCTGCGCGCGCGCAAGCAGACGCCGGTGATCATGCTCACCGCCCGCGAGCGCGTGGAAGACCGCATTCGTGGCCTGCGCGAAGGCGCCGACGATTACCTGGGCAAGCCGTTTTCCTTCCTTGAACTGGTGGCGCGCCTGCAAGCCCTGACCCGCCGCAGCGGTGGCCACGAACCGGTGCAAGTGACGGTGGCCGACCTGTGGATCGACCTGATCAGCCGCAAGGCCAGCCGCAACGGCATGCGCCTGGACCTGACCGCCAAGGAGTTCTCGCTGCTCAGCGTATTGGCGCGGCGCCAGGGGGAAATCCTGTCCAAGACGGCAATAGCGGAAATGGTCTGGGACATCAATTTCGACAGCGACGCCAACGTGGTGGAAGTGGCGATCAAGCGCCTGCGCGCCAAGCTCGATGGGCCGTTCGACACCAAGCTGCTGCACACCATCCGTGGCATGGGCTATGTGCTGGAGAGCCGCAGTGTCGACTAA